The genomic interval GTCATGGAGAGATGAAAACAGCATGCACGGATCGTGGACTtttcaggaaagaaaagaagaagaagatgaaagtGAGAAGTTagcagatgaggaaacagcCACAGAATCTTGGACAACTCAAGAAGAAGAGTTTGAAGATGATAACGCAAAGCCTGAAGAGGAAGAGTCTACAGATGATGAAGAAGCAGAACATTCAGCGGATGAAGACGTAGATTATAATGACGAAGATGTGGTAAAGATTTACTCCAACGATGATTATCCCACAGACATATTCAGCACCTTGACCAAGTTCAGGGACTCCTCCCTTCTCACTGACCTTACCTTGAGCACAGAGGACGGGAAGAGTTTCCACGTACACTCCCCTGTCATGGCCGCTGTCAGTTCCCTTATATGGGAAAGTCTGAGTACAAGAAACGTAGAAAATGACGCAgttgatgaaagaaaaaatggagGAGTTCACAGATGGTCAGTGTCTCTAGATCCAGAGGTGGATCATGTTGGATTAGAGGCAGTTGTGAAGTTTGCCTACACTGGTCTCGTATCAGGTTTGAACAAGGACACTGTGCACCAGATTAAGGCTGCAGCTCAAACAATGGGCGCCCCCAGAGTGCTGGAGCTCTGCACCAAGGAAGTGGAAAAGCTCACAAAAACTGGGgggcaggagaaagaggaaggaatcTCAGCTGCAGAACAAATGATGATCAGTCTCCAGTCCATCAAACAGCTGTGGATGGACAGACTGGGCTGTGATGTCATTCTGGAAGCTCTCGGAGGATCACTTCATGGTGAGTAGACCACCAATGGTTTTTACGTTAATAGAAAAATATAAGAACATCCACTTTAGAAGCCAAGATCCTTCGATCCATGATTGATTGAACGGACCTTAAAAGTGAACCACAAACTGCCTCCTCAATGGCAGGAAGTGCCACAGACAACATTCATACTTAGCTTTGAAATTTAAAGTCACATTGCAGGATTTCTTGGTAGGTTTTCACCTCTGCCAAGGTTTTAAGCCCCGTTCATCTGGTCTGCTTGAGTGGTTATTAGAGAGATATCTCATAAACTGCTCCGTAGactttttgtagttttggtcTCCCAAAAAGCTCCCAAACTGTGAGGTGTATAAGCAAAAATTTGGGtgttttgaatttaaaaatctATTCTCATCATTCTTTGTACAAAATTCTGTCAGACTTGACAAAATTTGGTGAAAAGGGTTTGGtggtaatgtgtttttttgatttGGACAGTATTCAACATAGGTTGAACATATAAATTTGCTCAAACCAAGTCTTAAGAGTTGCAATTATAATCTAATTTACAATGTATAAAGGAAACCTCTTTCGTGATAAATGTAAATGGAAAAAGGGATTCCTGTAGGGTTCTGTACATGTTAGCTGAGATTGCAGTGGGTTTTTTTCGCTGTACTCATCCTTCCTTCAGCCCACAGGGTTATCCTCGCTGTGGGGAGTGACTATTTCCGTAGCATGTTCACCCTGGGGATGAGGGAATCCCATCAGTCCCATGTGACCCTTCCCTTCCTTTTGGCTTCCGAGCTGGAGGTTCTGATTGACTGCTCCTACAGCGGGGATCTTCCACTGAGCTGGAGGTGTGTTTTTGAGATCACCACCACCGCTCTCCAGCTCCAGTACCAACCTGCCCTGTCCTTGTGCCTCAGCTTCCTACAACAAGAAATAAATCCTCACTCCTGCCTGGATTTGGCATCTTTTGCTGAGGCCTATGAAATGGTGCAGCTTCAAGAAGTTGCAGACGATTTTGTCTTGCGACAATTCCCAAAAGTGGCGTGCACCTCAAAGTTTAAGGACCTGCCAGCAAAACAGCTCTTGAGGTACCTGAACAGTCACTCCCTTTGTGTTTCATCTGAGCTTGTTGTGTTCAGAGCAGTGGTGGGATGGATTCAAGCAAGGCCAAAGAAAAGGTTGAAGCTTGCTAAAGAACTAATGAAAACCATCCACTTTCCCCTGATGACATTCAAGGAATTCAAAGAGGTTCAATCTCTGAACATGTGGTCTGATCACAGCCTGGCTGAGCTCTATGAAGCAGTTTTTGAGGATTTCTGCTCGAATGACACTGCGCCACAGAGTCAGTGCCGCATTTATCTGCCAAAAGAGAGTCTGGTCTTGATTGGAGGTGACCAGACCTCTGAGGACCTGGGTAGCCGCAGCATCAGCAAAGAACTCTGGTTTGGGAATTCTTTAATGAACCACACAGGGATAAAAAAGGCGATGGAGTGGAGAAGGTTGGGAGAGATGCCAGATCCACCAAGGTTCAGCCACGAGGTGACTGTAATCAATGGACAACTATACGTGTTTGGAGGCAAGAAATACTATGGCACCGGCGACACCCTGAATTCTGTTTACAGGTGAGAGATGGTAACTTGGAAcccaattaaaaacaaacatttacagttttaaaaGCATGTCTCAGTGTTCCTATCCTTTAATTCTATAATTTTACCACATCTGTAGGTATGACCCCCTTCAAAACAGCTGGGAGAGCCTAGCTGAAATGCAGGAAAAGAGATGCTCTTTCTCTGTGGTTGTGCTGGATGGAAAGATATATGCCATCGGTGGACATTGTGACCCTGAGTACATAGAGACTGTGGAACGATACTGCCCCATTTCAAACTCCTGGAGGTAAGTAGGAAGAGATAAACGCTTGCACTATACAAGGTGTTtgcaaaaaaatctgttttagtTACCTAAAATACATCccaaaacaagaggaaaatgtttgttttgcaaaataTCCAAATAGACATGGTGTAGGTTTAGACTACCCTAAACAGTTTGGATAAAGAGCCAAACAATAATCAGGGGAAAGCAATGCAGCTGGAGCTCAGGCTTTCCAGTGATTTGCTGAGGACTGATCAAGTGATGCAGTGGTTCCAGCCATAGCTGAAACACCTCAGTTGATAAAGGACATTGGACTGATTGGATTCTCAGTATTTTTCTTGGAAGTGGATGCAGAGGATTTTGGAAAACATCCAAACCCTACAGCTTTATGAGGCATAGCATTAGCTCAGGCTGAACTTGCATTAGCTGATTGGTATCTGTGgttttattgtacttttatCTGCATTTATTGAGTAGCTGGGCTGCTGCAACAACCAAATTTCAATAAAGGCTTATCTTATCTCACCTTTATTATCTTCATTCTGTTCTTTGCTTCATAATTACTGGCTCATTCACCAGCTGTTTTGCTACCAGCCAAATAGTAACATTTAGCAATATTCATACAGGTTTACATCCCATTATTAGCCCATTATAACCCAATATTTCTCATTTGCCATAAATTCTTAATTATGTGAAGTGCTCTCTCAGTCTGAATAAAGtttaataaaataaactgtCTTCTCTTTCAGCTTCGTCTGGCCTTTGGATCTGCCTCTGTGTGCCCATGTAGCAAAGGTTTTACATGG from Chaetodon auriga isolate fChaAug3 chromosome 24, fChaAug3.hap1, whole genome shotgun sequence carries:
- the LOC143317446 gene encoding uncharacterized protein LOC143317446, with translation MAVSDDEGEEEDDGENEEEVDTDCEEEEVSEGEDQGEFEEEEEEMEMRGAGEMGQGGENEVERGYEEMKRGDEEEDREVIEVDERVEAEEEEEDNEVEAEVMENGVFDEEKEVKTVEELEEGEEEGEKMAEMEVEENKKGDEEEDSDLREADEMEEEQEGGENKGEGEAKNKELDAEEEREAMEAEVGEEEKEVMEAEEIEEEEQEERKNEFERNVKGNEEVEEDNDRQVKGEQQVEDNNEEGEHQEQEQIGQDHRPEQFRQQIRTEGENIQQNEEGTSREQETANENENSLDSEECDDEDSDFTGCENECYNFERIRDEESAVEKQYKDPEELKDPDEKSWRDENSMHGSWTFQERKEEEDESEKLADEETATESWTTQEEEFEDDNAKPEEEESTDDEEAEHSADEDVDYNDEDVVKIYSNDDYPTDIFSTLTKFRDSSLLTDLTLSTEDGKSFHVHSPVMAAVSSLIWESLSTRNVENDAVDERKNGGVHRWSVSLDPEVDHVGLEAVVKFAYTGLVSGLNKDTVHQIKAAAQTMGAPRVLELCTKEVEKLTKTGGQEKEEGISAAEQMMISLQSIKQLWMDRLGCDVILEALGGSLHAHRVILAVGSDYFRSMFTLGMRESHQSHVTLPFLLASELEVLIDCSYSGDLPLSWRCVFEITTTALQLQYQPALSLCLSFLQQEINPHSCLDLASFAEAYEMVQLQEVADDFVLRQFPKVACTSKFKDLPAKQLLRYLNSHSLCVSSELVVFRAVVGWIQARPKKRLKLAKELMKTIHFPLMTFKEFKEVQSLNMWSDHSLAELYEAVFEDFCSNDTAPQSQCRIYLPKESLVLIGGDQTSEDLGSRSISKELWFGNSLMNHTGIKKAMEWRRLGEMPDPPRFSHEVTVINGQLYVFGGKKYYGTGDTLNSVYRYDPLQNSWESLAEMQEKRCSFSVVVLDGKIYAIGGHCDPEYIETVERYCPISNSWSFVWPLDLPLCAHVAKVLHGQVFVSGGLSNNYQCLASMFLYHPETGSMYLANMAKPRANHCMETLGECLYVAGGITTNNNVTFVDQLACEVYNPVADSWTAFTALPVPHVGAGSAVLEGKFYVLGGYSQEDYSDTKMVHRYDPTTQRWENMGKMPGPNNDIRASLLCLPPNFRL